A section of the Desulfurellaceae bacterium genome encodes:
- the frdA gene encoding fumarate reductase (quinol) flavoprotein subunit: MAPVHDILIIGGGGAGLRAAIAVAEINPQLDIALVSKVYPMRSHTVAAEGGTAAVIKENDSIEDHINDTITGSDWMADQDAVELFVNEAPAELIQLEHWGCPWSREPDGRVAVRPFGGMRIERTWFAADKTGFHLLHALFQTSLKYTSITRYDESFATKLLVENGRCQGVTAVELRSGMVQPVLAKAVIMCTGGAGRIFPFTTNGAIKTGDGMALAYRAGVPLKDMEFVQYHPTGLPGTGILITEAARGEGGILVNKDGHRYLQDYDLGKPLDVNDPGHPQKRTMELGPRDKLSQCFVKEHDKGNTMPGPYGDVVHLDVRHLGEEKIDKKIPFVRELAKNYAGIDPVYEPIPVRPVVHYMMGGIHTDIEAATPLPGLYAAGECACVSINGANRLGSNSLTELLVFGARAGRAAATFAQEQPECDTQALEAQARDEQTRIQQQFIGKTDGTERLSSLRAEMTATMEAGAGIYRTRDSLQETCDKVSELRERFANITLDDRSLTFNTDLTAALELECMLDVAEAVAYSAVARTESRGSHQRTDHPQRDDDNFLAHSMAYRSDDGPPRIEYRDVVITRWPPAERKYGD, translated from the coding sequence ATGGCACCTGTGCATGACATCCTCATTATCGGCGGTGGCGGGGCGGGACTCCGGGCTGCTATCGCCGTGGCCGAGATTAATCCTCAGCTCGACATCGCCTTGGTGTCCAAGGTCTACCCGATGCGCAGCCATACGGTTGCGGCTGAGGGCGGAACTGCAGCGGTCATCAAAGAGAATGACAGCATCGAAGATCATATCAACGATACGATCACCGGTTCCGACTGGATGGCGGACCAGGATGCGGTTGAGCTGTTTGTCAACGAGGCGCCGGCCGAGTTGATCCAGCTGGAGCACTGGGGCTGTCCCTGGAGTCGGGAGCCCGATGGCCGGGTTGCGGTTCGCCCGTTCGGCGGAATGCGGATTGAGCGCACTTGGTTTGCCGCCGACAAGACCGGTTTCCACCTGCTGCACGCGCTGTTTCAAACCTCGCTGAAGTACACCTCGATCACACGCTACGACGAGAGTTTCGCCACCAAGCTGCTGGTCGAAAACGGTCGCTGCCAGGGGGTGACCGCGGTTGAGCTGCGCAGCGGCATGGTCCAGCCGGTGCTGGCCAAGGCGGTCATCATGTGTACCGGCGGGGCCGGCCGGATCTTCCCCTTTACCACCAACGGGGCTATCAAGACCGGTGACGGCATGGCTCTGGCCTATCGGGCCGGGGTGCCGCTGAAAGACATGGAGTTCGTCCAGTACCATCCGACCGGCCTGCCGGGGACGGGCATCCTGATTACCGAGGCCGCCCGGGGCGAGGGCGGCATCCTGGTCAACAAGGACGGCCACCGCTACTTGCAGGACTACGATCTGGGCAAGCCGCTGGATGTCAACGACCCCGGCCACCCGCAGAAACGGACCATGGAACTCGGTCCGCGCGACAAGCTGTCGCAGTGCTTTGTCAAAGAGCACGACAAGGGCAACACCATGCCGGGGCCCTATGGCGACGTGGTCCACCTTGATGTCCGCCACCTCGGCGAGGAGAAGATCGACAAGAAGATTCCCTTCGTCCGCGAGTTGGCCAAGAACTACGCGGGGATTGATCCGGTCTACGAGCCGATTCCGGTCCGACCGGTGGTGCACTATATGATGGGCGGGATCCACACCGATATTGAGGCGGCGACCCCGCTGCCGGGGCTGTATGCGGCGGGCGAGTGCGCGTGTGTCAGCATCAACGGGGCCAACCGGCTCGGCTCGAACTCGCTCACCGAACTCCTGGTGTTTGGCGCCCGGGCCGGCCGTGCGGCCGCGACCTTTGCCCAGGAACAGCCGGAGTGTGACACCCAGGCGCTTGAGGCTCAGGCCAGAGACGAACAGACGCGTATCCAGCAGCAGTTCATTGGCAAGACCGACGGCACCGAGCGCCTCTCCAGTCTGCGGGCCGAGATGACGGCGACCATGGAAGCCGGGGCCGGTATCTATCGGACCCGGGACTCGCTGCAAGAGACCTGTGATAAGGTGTCCGAACTCAGGGAACGGTTTGCCAACATTACCCTCGACGACCGCAGCCTGACCTTCAATACCGACCTGACCGCCGCCCTGGAGCTGGAATGCATGCTGGATGTGGCCGAGGCCGTGGCCTATTCCGCAGTCGCGCGGACAGAGTCGCGCGGCTCTCACCAGCGCACCGACCATCCCCAGCGCGACGACGACAACTTTCTGGCCCACTCGATGGCCTACCGCAGCGACGATGGCCCGCCCCGCATCGAGTATCGGGATGTGGTCATCACCCGCTGGCCGCCCGCTGAACGAAAATATGGAGATTAA
- a CDS encoding succinate dehydrogenase/fumarate reductase iron-sulfur subunit has product MAERSITLEVFRYRPEVEQEPTFQTYTVPYREDWVVLDALNYVKDEMDGSLSYRWSCHMGVCGSCGMMINNEPKLSCAAFLRDYYPQPVRVEPLANFPVERDLVINMDDFMAKLQDVQPWLIREEEKPVAEGEYLQSPAELASYKQFSMCINCMLCYAACPVYGLDSSFVGPAAIALAQRYNLDSRDQGEDARREVISKHEGVWECTFVSECSVVCPKHVDPAGAIQQAKASGAIDWFKSMLLPRGSQ; this is encoded by the coding sequence ATGGCTGAGCGCAGCATCACGCTGGAGGTCTTCCGCTACCGGCCGGAGGTCGAGCAAGAACCGACTTTCCAGACCTACACCGTGCCCTACCGCGAGGACTGGGTTGTCCTGGACGCGCTGAACTATGTCAAGGATGAGATGGACGGCAGCCTGTCCTACCGCTGGTCGTGCCATATGGGCGTGTGCGGCAGCTGTGGCATGATGATCAATAACGAGCCCAAGCTCAGCTGCGCAGCCTTTCTCCGGGACTACTATCCCCAACCGGTCCGGGTCGAACCGCTGGCCAATTTTCCGGTCGAACGCGACCTCGTCATCAACATGGATGACTTTATGGCCAAGCTCCAGGATGTCCAGCCGTGGCTCATCCGCGAGGAGGAGAAACCGGTTGCCGAGGGCGAGTATTTGCAGAGCCCGGCCGAGCTGGCCAGCTATAAACAGTTCAGCATGTGCATCAACTGCATGCTGTGCTACGCGGCCTGCCCGGTCTACGGTCTAGACTCGTCCTTTGTGGGGCCGGCGGCGATTGCCCTGGCCCAGCGCTACAACCTCGACTCGCGCGATCAGGGCGAGGACGCCAGGCGAGAGGTGATCTCAAAGCACGAGGGCGTGTGGGAGTGCACCTTTGTGAGCGAGTGTTCCGTGGTCTGTCCCAAGCACGTGGACCCGGCCGGAGCCATTCAGCAGGCCAAGGCTTCCGGGGCAATTGACTGGTTCAAGTCCATGCTGCTGCCGAGGGGATCGCAATGA